One genomic window of Halorhabdus sp. CBA1104 includes the following:
- the grpE gene encoding nucleotide exchange factor GrpE, producing MTDSEQDQDAETTEGAESVGEASEESSQTAAEQSVAALREELLEDVQDATAEQLADELAASRLTIETLREENDALTETVEEQEAEIEDLTARLKRKQADFQNFKKRMERKREEETQRATEDLVDRLLDVRDNLQRALGQDDAEALRDGVNSTLKQFETELDRENVEPIEPEPGDEVDPEHHEVLARIDTDHPEGTIADVHRPGYLMAEKVLRPAQVAVSDGTDDSESTDSGE from the coding sequence ATGACTGACAGCGAGCAGGACCAAGACGCAGAGACGACCGAAGGTGCCGAATCCGTCGGTGAGGCAAGCGAGGAGAGCAGCCAGACGGCGGCTGAACAGTCGGTCGCTGCGCTTCGAGAGGAACTGCTCGAGGACGTACAGGACGCGACTGCAGAACAATTGGCAGACGAGCTTGCGGCGTCTCGGCTTACGATCGAAACGCTCCGTGAAGAGAACGACGCGTTGACGGAAACGGTCGAAGAACAGGAGGCAGAGATCGAGGATCTCACCGCACGCCTCAAGCGCAAGCAGGCGGACTTCCAGAACTTCAAGAAGCGCATGGAGCGCAAACGCGAGGAGGAAACACAGCGGGCGACCGAGGATCTCGTCGATCGATTGCTCGACGTTCGTGATAACCTGCAGCGCGCACTCGGCCAAGACGACGCCGAAGCCCTTCGAGACGGCGTCAATTCGACGCTCAAGCAGTTCGAGACCGAACTCGATCGGGAAAACGTCGAACCGATCGAACCCGAACCCGGCGACGAAGTCGACCCCGAACACCACGAAGTGCTGGCCCGGATCGACACAGACCATCCCGAAGGGACGATCGCAGACGTCCATCGGCCCGGGTATCTGATGGCCGAGAAAGTCCTGCGGCCGGCCCAGGTGGCCGTCAGCGATGGGACGGATGACAGCGAGTCTACTGACAGCGGGGAGTAG
- the dnaK gene encoding molecular chaperone DnaK produces MASNKILGIDLGTTNSAFAVMEGGDPEIIVNSEGDRTTASVVAFDDGEQLVGKPAKNQAVKNPDETIQSIKRHMGEEDYTVTLEGEEYTPEQVSAMILQKIKRDAEEYLGEDVEKAVITVPAYFNDRQRQATKDAGEIAGFEVERIINEPTAASMAYGLDDESDQTVLVYDLGGGTFDVSILDLGGGVYEVVATNGDNNLGGDDWDQAVIDWLAEDFEDEHGIDLREDRQALQRLKDAAEEAKIELSSRKETEINLPFITATDDGPVHLETDITRAKFESLTADLIERTVEPTEQALADAGYSKSDIDEVLLVGGSTRMPQVQEQVEELTGKEPKKNVNPDEAVALGAAIQGGVLSGDVDDIVLLDVTPLSLGVEVKGGLFERLIEKNTTIPTEESKIFTTAAANQTSVQIRVFQGEREIAEENELLGEFMLSGIPPAPAGTPQIEVTFSIDENGIVNVSAEDQGSGNSEEITIEGGVGLSDEEIEAMQEEAEEHAEEDEKRRERIEARNEAEAAIRRAETLLGENEDDIDEDLREDIETEIEAVQQTLEDEDATKDDYESATEQLTEALQEIGKQMYQEQAAEGAAGGPGGAAGPGGMGGMGGAAGGPAGAGGPAGAGAGDDEEYVDADFEEVQDEDDEDE; encoded by the coding sequence ATGGCGAGCAACAAGATCCTCGGTATCGACCTGGGGACGACGAACAGTGCGTTCGCAGTGATGGAGGGTGGCGACCCGGAGATCATCGTCAACAGCGAGGGCGATCGGACGACAGCCTCGGTCGTCGCGTTCGACGACGGTGAGCAACTGGTCGGTAAGCCGGCGAAAAACCAGGCCGTCAAGAATCCCGACGAGACCATCCAGTCCATCAAGCGCCACATGGGCGAGGAAGACTATACGGTCACGCTGGAGGGCGAAGAGTACACGCCCGAGCAGGTGTCGGCGATGATCCTCCAGAAGATCAAACGCGACGCCGAAGAGTACCTCGGTGAGGACGTCGAGAAGGCGGTCATCACGGTGCCGGCGTACTTCAACGATCGCCAACGCCAGGCGACGAAAGACGCCGGCGAGATCGCCGGCTTCGAGGTCGAGCGGATCATCAACGAGCCGACGGCGGCCTCGATGGCTTACGGCCTGGACGACGAATCCGACCAGACCGTCCTCGTCTACGACCTCGGTGGCGGGACCTTCGACGTCTCGATCCTCGATCTGGGCGGTGGCGTCTACGAGGTCGTCGCGACCAACGGTGACAACAACCTGGGTGGCGACGACTGGGACCAGGCGGTCATCGACTGGCTGGCCGAAGACTTCGAAGACGAACACGGGATCGATCTTCGTGAGGACCGCCAGGCCCTCCAGCGTCTCAAGGACGCCGCCGAAGAAGCCAAGATCGAGCTCTCCTCCCGGAAGGAGACCGAGATCAATCTGCCGTTTATCACGGCGACTGACGACGGGCCGGTCCACCTGGAGACGGACATCACCCGGGCGAAATTCGAGAGCCTCACGGCCGACCTCATCGAACGGACCGTCGAACCGACCGAGCAGGCGCTGGCCGACGCCGGCTACTCGAAATCGGACATCGACGAAGTACTGCTCGTGGGCGGGTCGACCCGGATGCCCCAGGTCCAAGAGCAAGTCGAGGAACTCACTGGCAAGGAACCGAAGAAGAACGTCAACCCGGACGAGGCCGTCGCGCTGGGCGCGGCGATCCAGGGTGGCGTCCTCTCGGGTGACGTCGACGACATCGTGTTGCTCGACGTCACGCCGCTCTCGCTGGGTGTCGAGGTCAAGGGTGGCCTCTTCGAGCGACTCATCGAGAAGAACACGACGATCCCGACCGAGGAGTCGAAGATTTTCACCACGGCAGCGGCCAACCAGACGTCGGTCCAGATCCGCGTCTTCCAGGGCGAGCGTGAAATTGCCGAAGAGAACGAACTCCTGGGTGAGTTCATGCTCTCGGGCATCCCCCCGGCACCGGCTGGGACGCCCCAGATCGAAGTCACGTTCTCCATCGACGAGAACGGCATCGTCAACGTGAGTGCCGAAGACCAGGGCTCGGGTAACTCCGAGGAGATCACGATCGAAGGTGGCGTCGGTCTCTCAGACGAGGAGATCGAAGCGATGCAGGAAGAGGCCGAGGAACACGCCGAGGAAGACGAAAAGCGGCGTGAGCGAATCGAGGCCCGCAACGAAGCCGAGGCCGCGATCCGCCGGGCCGAGACGCTGCTGGGAGAAAACGAGGACGATATCGACGAGGACCTCCGTGAGGACATCGAGACCGAGATCGAGGCCGTCCAACAGACCCTCGAAGACGAGGACGCGACGAAAGACGACTACGAGAGCGCTACCGAACAATTGACCGAAGCGCTCCAGGAAATCGGCAAACAGATGTACCAGGAGCAGGCCGCTGAAGGCGCTGCTGGTGGCCCGGGCGGCGCGGCCGGCCCCGGTGGTATGGGCGGCATGGGTGGTGCCGCTGGCGGCCCCGCTGGTGCGGGCGGTCCCGCCGGCGCAGGTGCCGGTGACGACGAGGAGTACGTCGACGCCGACTTCGAAGAGGTCCAAGACGAAGACGACGAAGACGAGTAA